In the Candidatus Saccharibacteria bacterium oral taxon 488 genome, one interval contains:
- a CDS encoding sortase: MNPHDDQFGRRVGAPISSQPRPLTPPPRDYSGSQAAAANVIRDQINAIYGGRGTESTPHTTPVVQPRPIEQPHPEPTERTTVTPPPRTPSPHALNTAPPAAQPTQPSAAPAPAHITESPQPQPGNRSTDKPTAMPPTTQPQPAAPAKTPTHQPQITADQWKQYHSSWQKYYQMHYERYYASHLDQKQQEFDRLVKSARDANTAAAPAMTDMLSAQSPIKRLRAQIQQTVRDKAKKVTKSRHFIPALAGVLVLLAFVFLQYNRVLFGIAAAYTTPGNVDPQNIIVNPASNAAVGPDPRLIIPKLNVDVPVIYGVNAADHNAQMKAMEKGAAHFAIAGANAVPGQVGNAVFSAHSSNDAFAAGDYKFVFAQNEKLVKDDIIYMHYQGKRYTYAVTKKEVVLPNEVSRIQIQTDKPILTLISCVPLGTAEKRLLVFAEQISPDPSGATKSTEPVTTQSGAIPGKPSPTLLERLFGAKE; the protein is encoded by the coding sequence ATGAATCCACATGACGATCAGTTTGGCAGGCGAGTGGGGGCGCCAATCTCGAGTCAACCTCGTCCGCTTACGCCACCACCACGTGATTATTCCGGCTCGCAAGCTGCCGCCGCCAATGTTATTCGTGATCAAATCAATGCTATTTACGGCGGTCGCGGCACCGAATCAACGCCACACACCACACCGGTGGTTCAACCGCGCCCTATAGAGCAGCCGCATCCAGAACCGACCGAGCGCACCACTGTCACGCCGCCACCGCGCACGCCAAGCCCACACGCCCTGAACACCGCGCCACCGGCAGCTCAACCGACCCAGCCGTCCGCAGCGCCAGCTCCCGCTCACATCACCGAGTCACCCCAGCCCCAACCAGGGAACAGGTCAACGGACAAGCCTACCGCCATGCCGCCAACCACACAGCCGCAACCGGCCGCCCCGGCCAAAACTCCCACTCATCAGCCGCAAATCACCGCCGATCAGTGGAAGCAGTACCACAGCTCGTGGCAAAAATATTACCAGATGCACTACGAGCGCTATTATGCCTCGCACCTTGATCAAAAGCAACAGGAATTTGACCGGCTGGTCAAGTCTGCTCGCGACGCCAACACCGCCGCCGCGCCGGCCATGACCGATATGTTGTCCGCCCAAAGCCCCATCAAGCGCCTCCGTGCCCAGATCCAGCAGACCGTCCGCGACAAGGCCAAAAAAGTCACCAAGTCACGCCACTTCATCCCAGCACTGGCGGGCGTATTGGTGCTGCTAGCGTTCGTCTTTTTGCAGTACAACCGCGTTCTGTTTGGCATCGCCGCTGCCTACACCACCCCAGGCAATGTTGATCCACAAAACATCATTGTCAATCCAGCAAGCAACGCCGCTGTCGGCCCCGACCCACGGCTGATCATCCCCAAGCTCAACGTTGATGTACCGGTCATTTATGGCGTTAACGCGGCCGACCATAACGCTCAAATGAAAGCAATGGAGAAGGGTGCTGCTCACTTCGCGATCGCTGGCGCTAACGCCGTGCCTGGCCAAGTTGGTAATGCCGTCTTCTCGGCACACTCTTCTAACGATGCCTTCGCTGCCGGTGACTATAAGTTTGTCTTTGCCCAAAACGAAAAGCTGGTCAAAGACGACATCATCTACATGCACTACCAGGGCAAGCGCTACACCTACGCCGTCACCAAGAAAGAAGTTGTCCTGCCAAACGAGGTCAGCCGCATCCAGATCCAGACCGACAAGCCGATACTCACCCTGATCAGCTGCGTGCCGCTCGGCACCGCCGAAAAACGCCTCTTGGTCTTTGCCGAGCAAATCAGCCCCGACCCATCTGGCGCTACCAAATCGACCGAGCCAGTCACCACGCAGTCCGGCGCTATCCCGGGCAAGCCGTCGCCAACACTGCTTGAGCGATTATTCGGCGCTAAAGAATAA
- a CDS encoding HAD-IB family hydrolase encodes MKQQKFAVFDIDGTLIRGGLYRQLVLGLIDAGAIPEVHASIIQQKLLSWKRRESKDAYDEYELSLVNAIASSLANIPTAVFDEVASSIVTKELDHVYTYTRHRLRELKQAGYFLIAISGSQQELVEPFAKKYGFDAWAAQVYERQGDAFTGTITAKTYTNKDKILQRIINKHGLTLAGSYAFGDSEGDRHLLAMVEHPVVFNPTEKLLEIAKTNGWPIVLERKSVVFELEKGEHGYLLAQAGKI; translated from the coding sequence ATGAAGCAGCAGAAATTCGCAGTTTTTGATATCGATGGTACGCTTATTCGTGGCGGGCTGTACCGGCAGTTGGTGCTTGGACTGATTGATGCTGGCGCCATCCCCGAGGTCCACGCCTCGATCATTCAGCAAAAATTGCTCAGCTGGAAACGGCGAGAGTCAAAAGACGCCTATGATGAGTACGAACTGAGTTTGGTCAACGCTATTGCCAGCTCGCTCGCTAACATCCCGACCGCAGTGTTTGACGAAGTGGCAAGTAGCATCGTCACGAAAGAGCTCGACCACGTTTACACGTACACGCGACATCGCCTGCGCGAGCTAAAGCAAGCGGGCTACTTTCTGATCGCTATCTCTGGCTCGCAGCAAGAATTAGTCGAGCCATTTGCTAAAAAATACGGCTTTGATGCCTGGGCGGCTCAGGTTTATGAACGGCAGGGCGATGCCTTTACTGGCACAATTACCGCCAAAACGTACACCAATAAAGATAAAATCCTCCAAAGAATCATCAATAAGCACGGGCTAACGCTCGCTGGCAGTTATGCCTTTGGCGACAGCGAGGGCGACCGGCACCTCCTGGCGATGGTTGAACATCCCGTCGTCTTTAACCCGACGGAAAAGCTGCTCGAAATTGCCAAAACCAACGGCTGGCCGATTGTCCTGGAGCGTAAAAGCGTGGTGTTTGAACTCGAGAAAGGCGAACATGGATACCTTTTGGCGCAAGCAGGAAAAATCTAA
- a CDS encoding NUDIX domain-containing protein: protein MVELTPPTITKLAIEASPGTRCQEATITFPVRDNEVLLGMKKRGHGVNYLNGFGGKLQPRETPLDATVRELKEESGLEADPSAIEPTGILTVMGSGKPMVIYLSRCLSWQGTPEETEEMRPAWFTVGHKLANGTLVNHLPLETMWPNDRLWIIAAILGRKACYDLTITDSLATLQTARPHADDPWQPHQPRLPESIHQTLSMQRAS from the coding sequence ATGGTAGAGCTCACCCCCCCCACGATCACTAAACTAGCTATCGAAGCGTCGCCTGGCACACGATGCCAAGAAGCGACTATTACCTTTCCTGTTAGGGATAACGAAGTGCTACTCGGCATGAAAAAGCGTGGGCATGGCGTCAATTATCTCAATGGGTTCGGTGGCAAACTTCAGCCGAGGGAGACTCCACTCGACGCCACCGTCCGTGAGCTCAAAGAAGAATCCGGTCTCGAGGCAGACCCCAGTGCTATTGAACCGACGGGCATCTTGACCGTTATGGGAAGTGGCAAGCCGATGGTCATTTACTTGTCGCGCTGCCTCAGTTGGCAGGGAACGCCCGAGGAGACAGAGGAGATGCGGCCAGCATGGTTTACTGTCGGCCATAAGCTCGCAAACGGAACACTCGTCAACCACTTGCCCCTGGAAACAATGTGGCCAAATGACAGGCTTTGGATCATCGCGGCTATCCTTGGACGCAAAGCTTGCTATGACCTCACCATAACCGACAGCCTGGCAACACTTCAGACTGCACGGCCTCACGCTGATGATCCATGGCAGCCTCATCAGCCTCGGCTACCAGAGAGCATACATCAAACCCTATCAATGCAGCGCGCCAGCTAA
- a CDS encoding D-alanyl-D-alanine carboxypeptidase family protein produces MKHGVGRAVVAMVLAAWTTLTLLMINGGTQLVNQTSASVANSPLYNFQPVTIRLDRTNRDLTFPSWKYLQTGKIWSYVSGKQGIDPAFEPPLTDITDGTPSWIEDKRVQPMVKEPLEQLRQAAAKAKLPILISSAYRSGTAQAKVRTETTAKNGAAHTDEYVAKPGHSEHQLGLAVDLTSFSEKCKARFSDCALDPKTAGWLAAHAHEYGFILRYPKGKEKITGIANEAWHFRYVGKDLASLIHESGLTFDEVYQNMVKLRDNTSVAKSSTS; encoded by the coding sequence ATGAAGCACGGGGTGGGACGCGCAGTCGTGGCCATGGTTTTGGCAGCCTGGACGACACTGACACTACTGATGATCAATGGCGGCACGCAGCTCGTCAACCAAACGTCGGCGTCAGTCGCTAATTCGCCGCTGTATAATTTTCAGCCAGTCACCATCCGTCTTGACCGGACCAATCGCGACTTGACCTTTCCGTCGTGGAAGTATTTACAAACTGGGAAAATCTGGTCTTATGTGTCAGGCAAGCAGGGCATCGACCCAGCATTTGAGCCGCCGCTGACTGATATCACTGATGGTACGCCGAGCTGGATAGAGGATAAGCGCGTGCAGCCGATGGTCAAAGAACCGCTAGAACAACTACGTCAGGCCGCGGCCAAGGCTAAGCTACCGATCCTCATCTCGAGCGCCTACCGCTCCGGTACTGCCCAAGCCAAAGTCCGTACTGAAACCACCGCCAAAAACGGCGCCGCCCACACTGACGAATACGTCGCCAAGCCTGGCCACAGCGAGCATCAGCTGGGCCTAGCGGTTGACTTAACCAGCTTTTCTGAGAAATGCAAGGCCCGCTTCAGCGACTGCGCGCTTGATCCAAAAACCGCCGGCTGGCTAGCCGCCCACGCTCACGAATACGGTTTTATTCTGCGCTATCCGAAGGGTAAGGAAAAAATCACCGGTATCGCTAACGAAGCCTGGCACTTCCGCTACGTCGGAAAAGACCTGGCCAGCCTCATCCACGAATCAGGCCTGACCTTTGACGAAGTGTACCAAAACATGGTCAAATTACGCGACAATACATCAGTTGCTAAGTCATCTACTTCATGA
- a CDS encoding D-alanyl-D-alanine carboxypeptidase family protein: MKIAKRSGKRNLLIGLGAVLIIASSAVVTYFTLRHFNPPHTTAQQPISKEQPAPAPKEKAPDSQKPPVPAAPGLALPNATPIPARIVNSADDADLWKIANKSRAFANPRYQPSDLRPVSVPTLPGRSQDERSLRAVLMPDLEKLVAAAWAAGVTLRVGSGYRSYATQASLFASYVRRHGEAAASRFSSRPGHSEHQSGLAVDFAGADQTCWVDDCFERTAAGKWLAAHAHEYGFILRYPKGKEKITGYQYEPWHFRYVGRELAGALHQSGLTMEEAWSYIEEAMTKLKQRGTQ; the protein is encoded by the coding sequence ATGAAAATCGCCAAACGCTCAGGGAAACGTAATCTGCTCATCGGCCTGGGTGCCGTGCTGATCATCGCCAGTAGCGCCGTAGTGACTTATTTCACCCTCCGTCATTTCAACCCACCGCACACCACCGCCCAGCAGCCAATTAGCAAGGAGCAGCCCGCGCCAGCACCCAAAGAAAAAGCTCCCGACAGCCAGAAACCTCCAGTGCCAGCTGCGCCGGGCCTTGCTCTGCCAAACGCTACGCCGATCCCCGCTCGCATTGTCAACAGTGCCGATGACGCCGATCTCTGGAAAATTGCTAACAAATCCCGAGCCTTCGCCAATCCTCGCTACCAGCCCAGCGACCTCCGCCCAGTCAGCGTGCCGACACTACCCGGCCGCAGCCAGGATGAGCGCTCGCTCCGCGCCGTCCTCATGCCTGATCTCGAGAAGTTAGTCGCCGCTGCTTGGGCCGCTGGCGTTACTCTCCGCGTTGGTTCAGGCTACCGCAGCTACGCCACCCAAGCCTCGCTCTTCGCTAGCTACGTCCGCCGGCACGGCGAGGCCGCAGCCAGCCGCTTTAGCTCCCGCCCCGGCCACAGCGAGCACCAATCAGGCCTGGCGGTTGACTTCGCTGGCGCCGACCAAACCTGTTGGGTTGATGATTGTTTCGAACGAACCGCCGCCGGTAAATGGCTCGCTGCCCACGCCCACGAATACGGTTTTATTCTGCGCTATCCGAAGGGTAAGGAAAAAATTACTGGCTATCAGTACGAGCCATGGCATTTTCGCTATGTTGGGCGGGAACTAGCGGGCGCTCTGCATCAGTCGGGCTTGACGATGGAGGAGGCTTGGTCGTATATTGAAGAGGCAATGACCAAACTCAAACAGCGAGGAACACAATAA
- the xth gene encoding exodeoxyribonuclease III: MRLFSWNVNGIRAVINKGEFARFLQTYDPDIICLQETKAARDQVEIDLPEYHEHFYSAAKKGYSGTAIFSKIRPLHWRDGLPPAIIERFNLTGDQYGNPADEGRIITAEFDDFWVVTCYTPNSKGDLSRLSLRHEQWDPAVLAYLEELELVKPVLYCGDMNVAHQAIDLANPKANVGKHGFTDEEREGFQNYLDAGFTDTFRAAFPEKTEAYTWWTHWANARARNVGWRIDYWLASREIAERVANPQIHAEQMGSDHCPVSIEVEV, encoded by the coding sequence ATGCGATTATTTTCTTGGAACGTCAATGGCATCCGCGCCGTCATCAACAAGGGCGAGTTTGCCCGCTTCCTGCAGACGTACGATCCAGACATTATATGCCTCCAAGAAACCAAGGCCGCCCGCGACCAGGTGGAAATTGACCTGCCAGAGTATCACGAGCATTTCTATTCAGCTGCCAAAAAGGGCTATTCCGGTACGGCAATTTTCTCAAAAATCCGGCCGCTGCATTGGCGCGACGGGCTACCGCCGGCTATCATCGAGCGGTTTAATTTGACCGGCGATCAATACGGCAACCCGGCGGACGAGGGGCGCATCATCACTGCCGAGTTCGACGATTTTTGGGTAGTGACCTGTTATACGCCAAATTCGAAAGGGGATTTGAGCCGGCTGAGTCTGCGTCATGAACAATGGGATCCGGCAGTGCTAGCCTACCTGGAGGAATTGGAGCTAGTCAAGCCAGTACTATACTGCGGCGATATGAACGTGGCCCACCAAGCGATAGACCTGGCGAACCCCAAGGCCAACGTTGGCAAGCACGGCTTTACCGACGAGGAGCGGGAAGGCTTTCAGAATTACCTAGACGCTGGATTTACTGATACCTTCCGGGCAGCTTTCCCTGAGAAGACCGAAGCTTACACCTGGTGGACGCACTGGGCCAACGCCCGGGCGCGCAATGTCGGTTGGCGGATCGACTATTGGCTGGCATCGCGCGAAATCGCTGAGCGTGTCGCTAACCCACAGATTCACGCCGAACAAATGGGCAGCGACCACTGCCCGGTAAGCATTGAGGTTGAGGTATGA
- a CDS encoding glycosyltransferase family 4 protein has translation MRRQQRLRIALVTDDFYPASGGIGRSIQTQISELVSLGHEVTLLAPRYFLERPTGCKTVVVPSFYIPGTPSHMCVLKCGRRSARRICLQHRFDIIHSQTERGGLMLAARIAKEQGIPHIHTFHANLAGTHTSQPFGAFWGSMAYLFLINPMISMIADKRLNQPVFFAPKSPDAPGILARFDWHTMATVASRVDAFTAPADFMTQRISDCASWLDERSHIVPTGVNPTLSHAIAHTERHRTDRTIRFLSVCRLAPEKRVDAIIRAFVQADLPNAELHIIGDGKQLKLRLLAEKHQGIIFHGHVSCVKQMAEAFVNADVFVLASHGFDTQAMTIGEAVTAGLPIIYCDPRLTVGTTKDNSILARDPSVEQLAAAMRQMADDTRRRQMARASSRLASELSPEHMTSQYLTIYRDLIARTV, from the coding sequence ATGAGGAGACAGCAGCGACTGCGGATCGCATTGGTGACTGACGATTTTTATCCGGCATCCGGCGGCATCGGACGATCAATCCAGACGCAAATTAGCGAACTGGTTAGCTTGGGGCACGAGGTGACATTGCTCGCGCCGCGGTATTTTTTGGAGCGGCCAACTGGCTGCAAAACCGTTGTCGTCCCCTCATTCTACATCCCGGGCACACCCTCGCACATGTGCGTCCTCAAATGCGGCCGGCGCAGTGCACGGCGTATCTGCCTCCAGCACCGCTTTGATATCATCCACAGCCAGACGGAGCGGGGCGGCCTGATGTTGGCAGCGCGCATCGCCAAAGAGCAGGGCATCCCCCACATTCACACCTTTCACGCCAATCTCGCCGGCACTCACACGTCGCAGCCATTCGGTGCGTTTTGGGGGTCGATGGCGTATCTATTTTTGATCAATCCAATGATTTCGATGATCGCCGACAAACGACTCAACCAGCCAGTATTCTTTGCACCGAAAAGCCCCGACGCACCGGGGATCTTGGCCCGATTTGACTGGCACACCATGGCGACCGTCGCCTCGCGCGTCGATGCGTTCACCGCGCCGGCTGATTTTATGACCCAGCGAATTAGTGACTGCGCATCGTGGCTGGACGAGCGCTCGCACATCGTACCAACCGGTGTCAATCCTACTCTCAGCCACGCCATTGCCCATACAGAACGCCACCGCACCGACCGTACCATCCGCTTTTTGAGCGTCTGCCGCCTGGCACCCGAAAAGCGCGTTGACGCCATCATCCGTGCCTTTGTTCAAGCCGACCTGCCAAACGCCGAGCTGCACATCATCGGTGACGGCAAGCAGCTCAAGCTCCGACTGCTCGCCGAAAAACACCAGGGCATTATCTTTCACGGGCATGTCTCGTGCGTCAAGCAGATGGCCGAGGCATTCGTCAACGCCGACGTCTTTGTCCTGGCGTCGCACGGCTTTGACACCCAAGCCATGACCATCGGTGAAGCGGTGACTGCAGGACTGCCGATCATCTACTGCGACCCGCGGCTGACCGTCGGCACGACAAAGGATAACAGCATCCTAGCCCGCGACCCGTCAGTCGAGCAGCTGGCGGCGGCGATGCGTCAGATGGCCGACGATACACGGCGCCGTCAGATGGCCCGCGCCTCATCCCGCCTAGCGTCCGAGCTCAGCCCAGAACACATGACAAGCCAATATCTAACAATTTACCGCGACTTGATAGCACGTACGGTATAA
- a CDS encoding glycosyltransferase family 4 protein, with product MRVGLFTDTYRPSINGIVFVVESLKRELEALGHDVYVFCPAKSINPAKQAELLNEDPDSHIVRFPSIKGAFFDDYDTSVFFPPAVQRRIKELELDIVHIFTPSQIGLVGVSVAHKQQIPLVIQHCTDMYEFAEHYPAVLPGILTLAGVVLPLSIKLRGRDLFELVKLYRPRGITKWNRAIIECVITILYSKADAVIALSRKSVAQLSGWQDDDHLYDLTLLPNGVNALPRPSAAQLKAFRAQWGLRVSDEVFGFIGRLGEEKNLPILIQAFDKYVAKARPKSKLLFVGDFEYRKKLEEMAAESKYADRIIFTGALPREELGVAYQALDVFCFPSLKDTQGWVLHEAAHARKPIIIIDTQVSEVVRDGVNGIFVKNRPKGMADAIITLLRSPARRARFGAESKKLAATFTERRQVRKLEKLYRRVIAQKAAAASRDLDRAA from the coding sequence ATGCGCGTAGGTTTATTCACCGATACCTATCGGCCGTCGATTAACGGCATCGTTTTTGTGGTCGAATCGCTCAAGCGTGAGCTCGAGGCGCTGGGCCACGACGTCTACGTATTCTGCCCCGCCAAGTCAATAAATCCTGCCAAGCAAGCCGAGCTGCTTAACGAAGATCCGGATTCGCACATCGTCCGCTTTCCATCGATCAAGGGTGCGTTTTTTGATGATTACGATACGTCGGTGTTTTTCCCGCCGGCGGTGCAGCGCCGCATCAAAGAGCTGGAGCTGGACATCGTGCATATTTTTACGCCGTCGCAAATCGGGCTGGTTGGCGTCAGCGTAGCGCACAAGCAACAGATTCCCCTCGTCATCCAGCACTGTACCGACATGTACGAGTTTGCTGAGCATTATCCGGCGGTGCTGCCGGGGATCTTGACGCTGGCTGGCGTGGTGCTACCTCTGTCGATTAAGCTCAGGGGCCGTGACTTATTTGAACTGGTCAAGCTATATCGGCCGCGTGGTATCACCAAATGGAACCGGGCCATCATCGAGTGCGTCATCACTATTCTCTACAGCAAAGCCGATGCCGTCATTGCCCTCAGTCGCAAAAGCGTCGCCCAGCTCAGTGGTTGGCAGGACGACGATCATCTGTATGATTTGACATTGCTACCAAATGGTGTCAATGCTCTGCCGCGGCCGTCGGCGGCTCAGCTCAAGGCCTTTCGGGCGCAGTGGGGCCTCAGGGTGTCTGATGAAGTATTTGGCTTCATTGGGCGGCTGGGCGAAGAGAAAAACTTACCGATTCTGATCCAGGCCTTTGACAAGTACGTCGCCAAGGCTCGCCCCAAATCTAAATTGCTGTTCGTTGGCGATTTCGAGTACCGCAAAAAGCTTGAGGAGATGGCGGCCGAGAGCAAGTACGCTGATCGGATCATTTTTACCGGTGCCCTGCCGCGCGAGGAATTAGGCGTAGCGTATCAGGCGCTGGATGTGTTTTGCTTCCCGTCGCTCAAGGATACGCAGGGCTGGGTGCTACACGAAGCGGCGCACGCCCGCAAACCAATTATCATCATTGACACGCAAGTATCCGAGGTAGTGCGTGACGGCGTGAACGGTATCTTCGTAAAAAATCGGCCCAAGGGTATGGCGGATGCTATCATCACACTGCTCCGTTCGCCGGCTCGCCGAGCGAGGTTTGGCGCTGAGAGCAAAAAATTAGCGGCCACGTTCACCGAGCGCCGCCAGGTCCGCAAATTAGAGAAATTATACCGTCGGGTTATCGCCCAGAAAGCTGCCGCCGCGTCTCGCGATCTTGATCGCGCCGCTTGA
- the smpB gene encoding SsrA-binding protein SmpB: MTKPTKTKKSSTHAVVNRRARFDYELGEEVVAGLVLTGMEVRAAREGHVQLKGAFVSLRNSELWLNNTSFSLRLNVRGQANARSIDTSARKLLVSKRQLARFSEAKQQGMTIVPTKLLTSGKFIKVVIALAKGKKTYDKRETIKRRDQDRETRRQLSGR, from the coding sequence GTGACCAAGCCCACCAAGACCAAAAAGTCATCCACTCACGCCGTCGTGAATCGCCGAGCGCGATTTGACTATGAGTTGGGCGAGGAAGTTGTGGCCGGACTGGTGCTGACGGGCATGGAAGTGCGCGCTGCCAGAGAAGGGCACGTGCAGCTAAAGGGGGCGTTCGTCAGTCTGCGAAATAGTGAATTGTGGCTAAATAACACTAGTTTTTCGCTACGGCTGAACGTTCGCGGTCAAGCCAACGCCCGCAGCATTGACACCTCGGCGCGGAAATTATTAGTCAGCAAACGCCAATTAGCGCGCTTTTCTGAGGCCAAACAGCAAGGCATGACCATCGTGCCAACCAAATTACTAACCAGCGGCAAATTCATTAAGGTAGTCATCGCCCTCGCCAAAGGTAAAAAAACCTACGACAAGCGCGAGACCATCAAGCGGCGCGATCAAGATCGCGAGACGCGGCGGCAGCTTTCTGGGCGATAA
- a CDS encoding ABC-F family ATP-binding cassette domain-containing protein, which translates to MIHIAICYNIPSMIADIHITEKSFGDKTLMRDVKFSVDDGEKVGVVGRNGVGKSTLFGILAGTDTDYTGEVIFRRGITVASTAQEHHGLGDQTVLSYILAGLPEYAALKKIIDEYPETMGDNMRKIEEYTQALERFDQKGFYQIEEKIERELDNFQLSGCSERPLGSLSGGQKRLVEIVKIMHAEAHLALIDEPTNHMDYVAKQQFIDWMSSQPRQAMLIITHDRDVLGRVDRIIELKDGQAVSYRGNYDAYLKQNAQATAAGMNNFEQVEKRMTNLRQKVLDYQRLKEKSRNPGTIQKFKRLENEARAELAELSEMDKPTFWIDKDSAEQLDYKSAERYGKFKARNIRLSMKDAASRSQHVLVRVEDAAVGVGERLLFEGVNIDLREGEAVELRGRNGAGKTTLIRMLLGQRGGSDSSLSDKSIVLQTALPDAFDLEETAGKRTAAAAPPSAARVHSSLKSPLEISRERSAETSAPRERFTVSGGGGVAAAAPILYSGNLFLDPQVRVGVYEQEIDERYLADPLEVAIEKLYLSRDLPISDTKIRQLLADYLFTEADRMTPLARLSGGQKARFQIITMLANDPQLLILDEPTNHLDLPSIEELETALAKYSGAILYVSHDNYFRQEIGGEVVQIGAV; encoded by the coding sequence ATGATTCACATCGCGATATGCTACAATATCCCAAGCATGATAGCCGACATTCACATCACCGAGAAGAGTTTTGGCGACAAGACGTTGATGCGCGACGTCAAGTTCAGTGTGGATGACGGCGAGAAGGTCGGCGTGGTCGGCCGCAATGGCGTCGGTAAGTCGACGTTGTTTGGCATCTTGGCGGGTACGGACACTGATTATACTGGCGAGGTGATTTTTCGCCGCGGCATCACCGTGGCTAGTACGGCGCAGGAGCATCATGGTTTGGGCGATCAGACGGTGCTGAGCTACATCTTGGCGGGGCTGCCAGAATATGCGGCCTTAAAGAAAATCATTGACGAGTATCCCGAGACCATGGGCGATAATATGCGCAAAATCGAGGAGTACACCCAGGCGCTGGAGCGATTTGACCAGAAAGGGTTTTACCAGATTGAGGAGAAGATTGAGCGGGAGCTTGATAATTTTCAGCTGAGCGGATGCAGCGAGCGGCCGCTTGGTTCCCTGTCGGGCGGTCAGAAGCGGCTGGTGGAGATTGTGAAGATTATGCATGCGGAGGCGCATTTGGCGCTGATTGACGAGCCGACTAATCATATGGATTATGTGGCCAAGCAGCAGTTCATCGACTGGATGAGCTCGCAGCCGCGCCAGGCCATGCTGATCATCACGCACGACCGCGATGTGCTGGGTCGAGTGGATCGGATTATTGAGCTTAAAGACGGCCAAGCGGTCAGCTACCGCGGTAATTATGATGCCTATCTCAAACAGAACGCTCAGGCGACGGCGGCGGGCATGAATAATTTTGAGCAGGTCGAGAAGCGGATGACTAACCTTCGGCAAAAGGTGCTGGATTATCAGCGGCTAAAGGAAAAGTCGCGCAACCCCGGCACCATCCAAAAGTTCAAGCGGCTGGAGAATGAGGCGCGGGCCGAGCTGGCGGAATTATCAGAGATGGACAAGCCGACGTTTTGGATTGATAAGGATTCGGCTGAGCAGCTTGATTATAAATCGGCTGAGCGCTACGGCAAGTTCAAGGCGCGCAATATTCGGCTCTCGATGAAGGATGCGGCCAGTCGCAGTCAGCATGTGCTGGTGCGAGTTGAGGATGCGGCAGTTGGGGTTGGCGAGCGGCTATTGTTTGAGGGCGTGAATATTGATCTGCGTGAGGGTGAAGCGGTGGAGCTGCGCGGCCGTAATGGCGCTGGTAAGACGACGCTGATTCGGATGTTGTTGGGGCAGCGAGGAGGTTCGGATTCTAGTCTCTCCGACAAGTCGATAGTTCTGCAGACGGCGTTGCCGGATGCATTCGACTTGGAGGAGACGGCTGGAAAACGAACCGCAGCAGCCGCTCCACCGTCCGCCGCCAGAGTACACTCTTCGCTCAAATCTCCACTGGAGATTTCTCGCGAGCGTTCGGCTGAAACGTCCGCTCCTCGCGAACGTTTCACAGTCTCTGGCGGAGGAGGTGTCGCGGCTGCTGCCCCTATCCTCTACTCCGGCAACCTCTTCCTCGACCCGCAGGTGCGGGTGGGTGTGTATGAGCAAGAAATTGATGAGCGGTATTTGGCGGATCCGCTGGAAGTGGCGATTGAGAAATTATACCTTAGCCGCGACCTGCCGATTTCTGATACCAAAATTCGCCAATTGCTAGCCGATTATCTGTTTACCGAAGCAGATCGGATGACGCCATTAGCGCGCCTGTCGGGTGGCCAGAAAGCGCGCTTTCAGATCATTACCATGCTGGCGAATGACCCGCAGCTGCTGATTTTGGACGAGCCAACCAACCATCTTGATTTACCAAGCATTGAGGAGTTGGAGACGGCGCTGGCGAAATATTCTGGCGCCATCCTCTATGTCAGTCACGACAACTATTTCCGCCAAGAAATCGGTGGTGAGGTGGTACAAATCGGTGCAGTATAA
- a CDS encoding NrdH-redoxin gives MSEDNTANHQDAKVTVYSTSWCAFCHTEMEWLKKLGIDFVAKDIEADPSAKEELLSKNGGNFQGVPVTDVCGEVILGFDRPKLQDALKKNGLMSE, from the coding sequence ATGAGCGAAGATAACACGGCCAATCACCAAGACGCTAAAGTCACCGTCTACAGCACCAGCTGGTGCGCATTCTGCCACACCGAGATGGAGTGGCTAAAAAAACTCGGCATCGATTTTGTCGCCAAGGACATCGAGGCTGATCCAAGCGCCAAGGAAGAATTGCTCAGTAAAAACGGCGGCAATTTCCAGGGCGTACCAGTGACTGATGTTTGCGGCGAGGTCATCCTGGGATTCGACCGGCCGAAGCTTCAGGATGCGCTGAAGAAGAATGGTTTGATGAGCGAGTAA